From a single Couchioplanes caeruleus genomic region:
- a CDS encoding aldo/keto reductase, which produces MSVINSGTIDLGGRTVHRLGFGAMRITGDGIWGPPRDHDEAIRVLRRAVELGVDFIDTADSYGPYVSEDLIREALHDGTGYGDVVIATKGGLTRSGPDVWPPLGRPEYLRQCILMSLRRLGVDTVDLWQLHRIDPKTPRDEQFGEIKSFLDEGLARQIGLSEVGVEDIQAALDFGIPVASVQNRYNLGDRRAEDVLDFCAARGIAFIPWAPVNAGTLARPGGPLDTVAAAHGGASTAQLALAWLLRRSPVMVPIPGTSSVAHLEDNLGAADVSLTDEEFELLAGAA; this is translated from the coding sequence ATGTCCGTGATCAACAGTGGCACCATCGACCTGGGCGGGCGCACCGTCCACCGGCTCGGCTTCGGCGCGATGCGCATCACCGGTGACGGCATCTGGGGTCCGCCCCGCGACCACGACGAGGCGATCCGTGTCCTGCGGCGCGCCGTCGAGCTGGGCGTCGACTTCATCGACACGGCCGACTCCTACGGGCCGTACGTCTCCGAGGACCTGATCCGGGAGGCCCTGCACGACGGCACCGGCTACGGCGACGTCGTGATCGCCACCAAGGGCGGCCTCACCCGCAGCGGTCCCGACGTGTGGCCGCCGCTCGGCCGCCCCGAATACCTCCGCCAGTGCATCCTCATGTCGCTGCGCCGCCTCGGCGTCGACACCGTCGACCTGTGGCAGCTGCACCGCATCGACCCGAAGACCCCGCGTGACGAGCAGTTCGGCGAGATCAAGTCCTTCCTGGACGAAGGGCTCGCCCGGCAGATCGGCCTCTCCGAGGTCGGCGTCGAGGACATCCAGGCGGCGCTGGACTTCGGCATCCCGGTCGCATCGGTGCAGAACCGCTACAACCTCGGCGACCGGCGCGCGGAGGACGTCCTCGACTTCTGTGCCGCGCGCGGGATCGCGTTCATCCCGTGGGCGCCCGTCAACGCCGGCACCCTCGCGCGCCCGGGCGGCCCGCTCGACACGGTCGCCGCCGCGCACGGCGGGGCGTCGACGGCCCAGCTCGCCCTGGCCTGGCTGCTGCGCCGCTCGCCGGTGATGGTGCCGATCCCCGGCACGTCGTCGGTCGCGCACCTCGAGGACAACCTGGGCGCGGCGGACGTCAGCCTCACCGACGAGGAGTTCGAGCTCCTCGCCGGCGCGGCCTGA
- a CDS encoding DUF427 domain-containing protein, translating to MPKAIWNDEIIAESDDTVVVEGNVYFPRSALREDVLRPSDTHTVCPWKGRASYYTLESGGHVSQDAVWYYPDPKPDAKAVRDRVAFWKDVKVEA from the coding sequence ATGCCGAAGGCCATCTGGAACGACGAGATCATCGCCGAGAGCGACGACACCGTGGTTGTCGAGGGCAACGTCTACTTCCCGCGCTCCGCGCTGCGGGAGGACGTGCTGCGCCCGTCCGACACGCACACCGTCTGCCCCTGGAAGGGCCGGGCGTCCTACTACACGCTCGAGTCCGGGGGCCACGTCAGCCAGGACGCCGTCTGGTACTACCCGGACCCGAAGCCCGACGCCAAGGCCGTTCGCGACCGGGTGGCGTTCTGGAAGGACGTGAAGGTCGAGGCCTGA
- the fxsA gene encoding FxSxx-COOH cyclophane-containing RiPP peptide produces the protein MDGGTSTTSATPDWRSAMIDVSALSLAELAADAEADRADDSPLAHCLRRLADDLAHPGEPIAGFNSAL, from the coding sequence GTGGACGGGGGCACGAGCACCACGAGTGCGACGCCGGACTGGCGGTCCGCCATGATCGACGTCTCCGCCCTGTCGCTGGCCGAGCTGGCGGCCGACGCCGAGGCCGACCGGGCCGACGACAGCCCGCTGGCGCACTGCCTGCGCCGGCTCGCCGACGACCTGGCCCACCCCGGCGAGCCGATCGCCGGGTTCAACTCGGCCCTGTGA
- a CDS encoding aKG-HExxH-type peptide beta-hydroxylase codes for MTVTGIGAARPHRLSDAALVALGAGRPGPDVLDELRRVRMSRHLLLLRQIAALAGTACLGELAAAETTHPARTRALLDRPLFGVWAAGCLTALRDGASPETAGVGYLTELAARARIPRPRQAERLLTAAHDGLSISVRLEDSDPLRARLGLTPTPPLSQAAAARWQATFTEAWRLLVERVRPDAEVLSRVLDCVVPVETDPAARGISATSVHAYGAVAMSEPADPAALAVGLLHEAQHSILNAVLYLFDLLEAPDTPGYSPWRDDPRPASGILHGAYAYLTVTRFWRTRPQDRPARFEFARWRAAVAAAAEGLTGLTPAGERFVGALLDEVRPWLAEPVDPDVLRLAEGANRDHHLRWRLRNLRVDPADAAALARAWRRGELPPPVTARLHRAPRRALEASARLDLAHRLLRGLPLDGSAGDLAYVRGDHEAALRAYSEIRGDRTDWAGLLLVSGGRVAPEVAAATGAALGADRPEPLAIVNWLS; via the coding sequence ATGACAGTCACCGGGATCGGCGCGGCGCGGCCGCATCGGCTCAGCGACGCGGCGCTGGTCGCGCTGGGGGCGGGCCGGCCCGGCCCGGACGTGCTGGACGAGCTGCGCCGCGTACGGATGAGCCGGCACCTGCTCCTGCTCCGCCAGATCGCCGCCCTCGCCGGCACTGCCTGCCTCGGTGAGCTGGCGGCCGCCGAGACGACCCACCCGGCCCGCACGCGCGCCCTGCTGGACCGTCCGTTGTTCGGCGTGTGGGCCGCCGGATGCCTCACGGCCCTGCGGGACGGGGCATCGCCGGAGACGGCCGGCGTCGGCTATCTGACCGAGCTCGCGGCGCGTGCCCGGATCCCCCGGCCACGCCAGGCGGAGCGGCTGCTCACGGCCGCGCACGACGGGCTGTCGATTTCCGTACGCCTGGAGGACAGCGACCCGCTGCGCGCCCGGCTCGGGCTGACCCCCACCCCGCCGCTGTCCCAGGCCGCGGCCGCCCGCTGGCAGGCCACGTTCACCGAGGCGTGGCGGCTGCTCGTGGAGCGCGTACGCCCCGACGCCGAAGTCCTGTCCCGCGTGCTGGACTGCGTGGTGCCCGTCGAGACCGATCCTGCGGCCCGCGGGATCAGCGCCACCTCGGTCCACGCGTACGGGGCCGTCGCGATGTCGGAGCCCGCGGACCCGGCCGCGCTCGCCGTCGGGCTGCTGCACGAGGCGCAGCACAGCATCCTCAACGCGGTGCTGTACCTGTTCGACCTGCTGGAAGCCCCGGACACGCCGGGCTACTCGCCGTGGCGCGACGATCCGCGGCCGGCCTCGGGCATCCTGCACGGCGCGTACGCGTACCTGACGGTCACCCGCTTCTGGCGCACCCGGCCGCAGGATCGGCCGGCCCGGTTCGAGTTCGCCCGGTGGCGAGCCGCCGTGGCCGCCGCGGCGGAGGGCCTCACCGGTCTGACGCCGGCCGGCGAGCGGTTCGTCGGCGCCCTGCTCGACGAGGTCCGGCCATGGCTCGCGGAGCCGGTCGACCCGGACGTGCTGCGCCTCGCCGAGGGCGCCAACCGCGATCACCACCTGCGCTGGCGGCTGCGCAACCTGCGCGTGGACCCGGCCGACGCGGCGGCGCTGGCGCGGGCGTGGCGACGGGGTGAGCTGCCGCCGCCGGTGACCGCGCGGCTGCACCGGGCTCCGCGGCGGGCCCTGGAGGCGAGCGCCCGGCTGGATCTGGCGCACCGGCTGCTGCGCGGGTTGCCGCTCGACGGCTCGGCGGGCGACCTCGCGTACGTGCGCGGCGACCACGAGGCGGCGCTGAGGGCGTACTCGGAGATCCGGGGTGACCGGACCGACTGGGCCGGGTTGCTGCTGGTCAGTGGCGGGAGGGTGGCGCCGGAGGTGGCCGCGGCGACCGGCGCCGCGCTGGGAGCCGACCGGCCCGAGCCGCTCGCCATTGTGAACTGGCTTTCCTAA